The DNA region GCAGAAGCAGTACCAGTTTTCTGATTTGAGCACGCTAAATATTTACCGTGAGTAAGAAAAAGTACACAATTTTGTGCAGTTTTTTACTTTGCAATAATTGTGTATTTGATATTAGCATTTACACCAACAACAGTCTTCAGACTAGAAAATCATTAAAAACTAAACTATACGAACAATAAAAGGCTTACAGCCATTACCATCATACCTGAAACCAAACCATAAATTGAAAGATGATGCTCACCGTACTCTCTAGAAGCTGGCAGCAATTCATCTAAAGATATAAACACCATTACACCTGCAACAAGAGCAAAAATGATACCTAAAAGAATATCATTCAGAAATGGCATAAGGATAAGATAACCTATTAAAGCTCCGACAGGCTCAGAAATCCCAGATAAAAAAGAATACAGTAATGCTTTTTTCCGACTGCCTGTTGCATAATATATCGGCACAGACACTGCAATCCCTTCCGGTATATTGTGAATAGCTATAGCAATTGCAATGGGGACACCAATCTCCGGTTCTTTTAGTGTTGCAATAAAAGTTGCAATGCCTTCAGGAAAATTATGAATCGTTATAGCTAACGCCGTGAACAGACCCATTCTAAGAAGCTTATGATTTTTTTTGGCTTCTTCCCTTTGCCTTATTTGCTCTGCATGATGTCCTTTCTCCGGATTGTCTTCGTGCATTTCTTCAACTGAATGAAGTTCATGCGGATTCTCCGATTTAGGTATTAATTTATCAATTATACCTATTAATAGCATACCGCTAAAAAATGAAATTACGGTGATTAATGCCCCCGTCTTCGAGCCCATTTCAGCAATCAAAGCCGTCTGGGCATTAGCAAAAATTTCTATCATAGACACATAGATCATAACTCCTGCTGAAAACCCAAGCATTATTGACAAAAATTTCGGACTGCTTTTCTTAGAAAAAAAAGCTATCAAGCTGCCTATACCCGTACTCAATCCTGCAAATAAGGTTAGAATAAAGGCAAAAAGTACATTATCCATTACGTATACTCCCTTAATATTTTTCAATACTATTCTATCATTTTCCAGAGTAGACTCAAGGGTATGTTCCGTTGGTATGCTCGGGGGTTGCATAACGTGATGACCGCTTAGCGGTATTTGAAGTTAGAGACAAAAAAGAAGCAGACCGACGCGCTTAAGAGCGATGCCGGTCTGCTTGCTTACTTTTGTTAATGATTTTCAGCCGTGCGCGGCTTTTTTTATTGCGGCGATGGTTTCTTGGCATTCTGGGTATTTGAAGAATTCGGTATGGACGCGGGCGAAGGCTTGGCGGAATTCGGGACTTTCTTTTAGTAGTTCGGTCGACATATCCAAGGCCGAGACGACCATGCGGACAAATTCCTCATGTTTTGTCGGATCTTTTTTTAGTTCCGCCAATTTGTCAGTAGCCATTGATGTCATTAATTCTTCCAGCATGTTTTCACCTCTTTGCTTAATTATATAGCTGGCCTCAGGTTGATATTTCTTTTGCCATCTAGGTTGAATTTAGTATATCCGCTAATGTCTGCAATTACTAACTGGTTTTTCAAGGTTGGCTGTAGTTTTTACGGTACATGTTAAATCTGATAGATTGAGACAGATAGAAACGGCGTTACCGAAACGCTAGGCTCGGTAACGCCGTTATGTTTATTTTCTATATATCAGGATTAGTAGAAGTTCGTCGGAGGGCGTCAACTAAAGCTGAGCTGCTGCCTTTGAAAGCATGGATAAATGCTTCTAACGGTGTTAAGTTGTAAGTCCCTGTCGAATATATTGTTAGATCAGTTGCTGTCCCAGTGCTTACGTCATAGATGGTTTGGGTTAAGGTGATATAGTAGGTGTGGCGCTCTTGTTTGACTTGCAAGGCGCTAACCTCAGGGACGATTGCCCAGCGGCAACCGGCGGCAAGCGCGTTTTCCCGCCAATCGTCTGAATTCTTATCGGCTGTAACGAAATTGGGTATTATGCGGCGGGTTTCATCTCTTAATGCCTC from Veillonellaceae bacterium includes:
- the zupT gene encoding zinc transporter ZupT, which gives rise to MDNVLFAFILTLFAGLSTGIGSLIAFFSKKSSPKFLSIMLGFSAGVMIYVSMIEIFANAQTALIAEMGSKTGALITVISFFSGMLLIGIIDKLIPKSENPHELHSVEEMHEDNPEKGHHAEQIRQREEAKKNHKLLRMGLFTALAITIHNFPEGIATFIATLKEPEIGVPIAIAIAIHNIPEGIAVSVPIYYATGSRKKALLYSFLSGISEPVGALIGYLILMPFLNDILLGIIFALVAGVMVFISLDELLPASREYGEHHLSIYGLVSGMMVMAVSLLLFV